Proteins co-encoded in one Waddlia chondrophila WSU 86-1044 genomic window:
- a CDS encoding SDR family NAD(P)-dependent oxidoreductase — protein MGWTLITGTSGGLGRAIALRLAEEGRSLYIHYNQSSDQAQKVAVACAQKGAKVKVVQGDFSTDESMNRFFGQIKDVAHLVNNVGCFLIQPGSETPYSDWKDLYQVNFFAPLALIQNCLPDIVSHQGNIVNIGSVGVGMLRADAKFTAYTSSKMSLYFLTKSLAKELAPRGVRVNMVSPGEMENSLSFPRGGGELPMRRKASLKETADAVAYFLSPEAGYITGQNLEVGGGLAL, from the coding sequence ATGGGCTGGACATTGATTACAGGGACATCTGGAGGACTGGGGCGTGCCATCGCTTTGCGCTTGGCTGAAGAGGGGCGCTCTCTTTATATTCATTACAATCAAAGTTCGGATCAAGCGCAAAAGGTAGCTGTCGCATGTGCGCAAAAAGGAGCCAAGGTCAAAGTGGTGCAAGGCGATTTTTCTACAGATGAATCGATGAATCGATTTTTTGGCCAAATTAAAGATGTCGCCCACTTGGTGAATAATGTCGGTTGTTTCCTTATTCAGCCCGGCTCTGAGACCCCTTATTCTGACTGGAAAGACCTGTATCAGGTGAATTTTTTTGCTCCTTTGGCTCTCATTCAGAATTGCCTTCCCGATATTGTTAGCCATCAGGGAAATATTGTTAACATCGGTTCGGTCGGCGTGGGGATGCTCCGCGCAGACGCAAAATTTACAGCTTATACATCATCGAAAATGTCGCTCTATTTTTTGACAAAATCCTTGGCTAAGGAGCTTGCTCCCCGCGGTGTCCGGGTGAACATGGTGTCTCCGGGTGAAATGGAAAATTCCTTATCATTTCCACGGGGAGGAGGAGAGCTTCCCATGAGAAGGAAAGCTTCTCTTAAAGAAACAGCGGATGCTGTTGCGTATTTTCTTAGCCCTGAAGCGGGCTACATAACCGGACAAAACCTGGAAGTAGGAGGGGGTCTTGCATTGTAA
- a CDS encoding enoyl-[acyl-carrier-protein] reductase, which translates to MLSINLKGKRAFVAGIGDDQGYGWAIAKALAEAGAEILIGTWTPLMKIFLTSLEKGKFDASRRLSDGSLMQISKVYPLDASFDSPEDVPEEVKENKRYKDAEGYTIAEVAEAINNDFGSIDILIHSLANGPEVHKPLLETSRNGYLAALSSSSYSYISLLQHLGPIMNAGGSAISLTYFASERAVPGYGGGMSSAKAALESDTRILSWEAGRKWKIRVNTISAGPLRSRAAKAIGFIDGMIKYACANAPLTDEMTSEDVGNTAAFLSSPLAGAITGTTVYVDKGMHAMGVAMDSQALN; encoded by the coding sequence ATGTTGTCAATTAATTTAAAAGGTAAACGAGCTTTTGTCGCCGGTATTGGAGATGATCAGGGATATGGGTGGGCAATTGCCAAGGCGCTAGCGGAAGCGGGCGCAGAAATCCTTATTGGCACATGGACTCCTTTAATGAAAATTTTCCTGACTAGTCTTGAGAAAGGAAAATTCGATGCATCCCGCCGCTTAAGCGATGGTTCGCTTATGCAGATCTCCAAAGTCTACCCGCTCGACGCAAGCTTCGATTCTCCTGAAGATGTGCCGGAAGAAGTGAAAGAAAACAAGCGTTACAAAGATGCAGAAGGCTACACCATCGCAGAGGTAGCGGAAGCGATTAACAACGATTTCGGATCAATTGATATTCTCATCCACTCTCTTGCCAATGGCCCAGAGGTACACAAACCTCTTCTTGAGACTTCCCGCAATGGTTATCTAGCAGCGCTTAGTTCTTCCTCTTACTCCTACATTAGTTTACTGCAACATCTGGGCCCGATCATGAATGCAGGCGGCTCAGCAATTTCCCTCACCTATTTTGCCTCCGAGCGCGCAGTGCCTGGATACGGCGGTGGCATGAGTTCTGCAAAAGCTGCGCTTGAGAGCGATACACGCATCCTTTCCTGGGAAGCAGGCCGCAAGTGGAAAATCCGAGTGAATACGATTTCAGCAGGTCCATTAAGAAGCCGAGCAGCTAAAGCGATCGGCTTTATCGATGGAATGATCAAGTATGCATGTGCCAATGCACCGTTGACAGATGAAATGACTTCAGAAGATGTAGGAAATACGGCAGCATTCCTTTCTTCGCCTCTTGCTGGAGCCATTACTGGGACAACCGTCTATGTCGATAAAGGGATGCACGCCATGGGTGTTGCGATGGACAGTCAAGCCTTGAATTAG
- a CDS encoding NADP-dependent oxidoreductase: MKAVTINKFGGIEETSKENLPIPQPQAKEVQIKISHAAVNPVDWKICEGYLNKLLPHAFPLIPGWDASGTVSAIGDGVDAFKVGDKVFAYCRKPTVQWGTYAEYVCFDAEHVAPMPKTLNSAQAASIPLVALTAWQALFDDARLQKGQTVLIHAGAGGVGSMGLQFAKHAGTKVYTTASANHHDYAKQLGADVAIDYKNQPFAEAVRSLEPEGVDVVFDCAGYDTLEQSYAIVKKGGCLVSIVNRPDPEKCSEHGIRGIFTFVRPDGSQLREIGRLIDEGKVVPPSIKELPLDEYAKAWEQIKTQHTQGKIVLKID; this comes from the coding sequence ATGAAAGCTGTAACAATCAATAAATTTGGCGGCATTGAAGAAACTTCCAAAGAAAACCTTCCAATTCCCCAACCTCAAGCAAAAGAGGTGCAAATCAAGATCTCTCACGCTGCTGTCAACCCAGTCGATTGGAAAATTTGCGAAGGATATCTCAATAAGCTGCTCCCTCATGCATTTCCTCTAATTCCCGGTTGGGATGCCTCTGGAACAGTATCTGCCATAGGTGATGGAGTCGATGCCTTTAAAGTCGGCGACAAAGTCTTTGCATACTGCCGCAAACCCACCGTGCAGTGGGGAACGTACGCTGAATACGTCTGTTTCGACGCAGAGCATGTGGCCCCGATGCCAAAGACATTGAATTCCGCACAAGCCGCTTCTATTCCTCTTGTTGCTCTAACTGCCTGGCAAGCGCTTTTTGACGACGCCCGTTTACAAAAAGGGCAGACCGTGCTGATCCACGCAGGAGCGGGAGGAGTTGGCAGCATGGGGCTGCAGTTTGCCAAGCATGCCGGTACTAAAGTCTATACGACGGCAAGCGCTAATCACCACGATTATGCGAAGCAATTAGGTGCAGATGTTGCGATCGATTATAAAAACCAGCCGTTTGCCGAAGCTGTACGATCGCTGGAGCCTGAAGGGGTCGATGTCGTGTTTGACTGCGCCGGATATGACACACTTGAGCAAAGCTACGCGATCGTTAAAAAAGGAGGATGCCTGGTAAGTATTGTCAACCGACCGGATCCTGAAAAGTGCTCCGAACACGGAATCAGAGGCATTTTTACCTTTGTTAGACCTGATGGTTCCCAGCTTAGAGAGATTGGCCGCTTAATCGACGAAGGGAAAGTCGTACCTCCCAGTATCAAGGAGTTGCCTTTGGATGAATATGCCAAAGCCTGGGAGCAAATCAAGACCCAGCATACGCAGGGTAAAATTGTGCTCAAAATTGATTAG
- a CDS encoding Rid family detoxifying hydrolase, translating into MLEIKTDCAPKALGPYSQGIKVGNFLFVSGQVPLDPQTGNLVEGGIAKQVTQVIDNLESVLKAGGADLSKVVRVDIFLTDLSNDFPIVNEIYSSRFIGSVKPARQTVEVGKLPAEALVEMSCVAYSEEA; encoded by the coding sequence ATGCTAGAGATTAAAACAGATTGTGCTCCAAAAGCTTTGGGTCCTTATTCTCAAGGAATTAAGGTGGGAAATTTTCTATTTGTTTCGGGACAGGTTCCCCTTGATCCGCAGACTGGAAATCTTGTAGAGGGGGGGATTGCCAAGCAAGTGACGCAAGTCATAGACAATCTCGAGTCTGTGTTGAAAGCTGGAGGGGCGGATCTATCAAAAGTTGTTCGAGTGGATATTTTTTTAACAGATTTGAGCAACGATTTTCCCATTGTCAACGAGATTTACTCCAGCCGTTTCATCGGTTCTGTAAAGCCTGCGCGGCAGACTGTTGAAGTCGGCAAACTTCCGGCGGAAGCCCTTGTAGAGATGTCTTGTGTCGCTTATTCGGAGGAAGCATGA
- a CDS encoding metallophosphoesterase family protein, giving the protein MKQALVIFLLSMVVGPLFSQEEGEVRVALVGDGIGQGSEGVDAESFARLLAKVAEQKPNVVFFLGNLVDGLEQSTAPESIKKLKNHLEQFTRLTDTYLGKQVKIYPVIGNHTFVNTQAAQLFKEHFKIKDTAPLESYQWAYAVNIEQTQFIVLASGLFERKYRGYRQEVLTMPLLDWLEKELRTNADSIRYRFVIGHMPAFSSRATEGIYSGLDKDLERRDAFWQVLKNNDALGYFASHEPLYDRLNRDGVWQIISGGAGMMENGDGSSSVFQHFILISIPKNKAKNPVLESIDIKGKIWDEFEIVPLDKPVHQLRISNRG; this is encoded by the coding sequence ATGAAACAGGCGCTGGTTATCTTTTTGTTGAGCATGGTTGTTGGGCCTCTTTTCTCACAGGAAGAGGGCGAGGTGCGCGTTGCGTTGGTTGGAGACGGAATCGGCCAAGGCTCTGAAGGGGTTGATGCGGAATCCTTTGCGAGATTATTGGCAAAAGTTGCTGAACAGAAGCCGAATGTTGTTTTTTTCTTGGGAAACCTCGTCGATGGGCTTGAGCAGTCCACAGCTCCAGAGAGCATTAAAAAACTGAAAAACCATCTTGAACAGTTTACTCGTTTGACGGACACATATCTTGGAAAACAAGTTAAAATCTATCCTGTCATCGGAAACCATACCTTTGTCAATACACAAGCTGCGCAGTTATTCAAAGAGCATTTCAAAATTAAAGATACTGCTCCTCTCGAATCTTACCAATGGGCTTATGCGGTGAATATTGAACAGACTCAGTTTATTGTACTGGCAAGCGGCTTATTTGAGAGGAAATATCGCGGCTATCGTCAAGAAGTCCTCACGATGCCGCTTCTCGACTGGCTTGAAAAGGAGTTGCGCACGAATGCCGATTCGATCCGCTACCGTTTTGTGATCGGACACATGCCGGCATTTTCTTCTCGTGCTACAGAAGGTATTTACAGTGGGTTGGACAAAGATCTTGAACGGAGAGATGCGTTTTGGCAGGTGTTGAAGAACAATGACGCACTCGGTTATTTTGCTTCCCATGAGCCCTTATATGATCGTTTGAACCGCGACGGTGTTTGGCAGATCATTTCAGGAGGTGCAGGAATGATGGAGAACGGAGATGGCTCAAGCTCTGTCTTTCAGCATTTTATCTTAATCTCAATCCCGAAAAACAAAGCGAAAAATCCGGTGCTTGAATCGATCGATATCAAAGGGAAAATTTGGGATGAATTTGAGATTGTACCTCTCGACAAGCCTGTGCATCAATTAAGAATTTCGAATAGAGGGTAG
- the udk gene encoding uridine kinase: protein MKKFWICALLLLVSQLQVLDAVLVGIAGGTGSGKTTLATKLSLYFGTEAVLISQDCYYKDLSHLSTEERAFVNFDHPDSLDLELMLEHLSALKQGNSVVIPSYDFTTHTRVDQVKIVDPASLIIVEGILLLAVPEIRELFDLKIFIDTDDDIRILRRLERDLLERGRNFDSVKNQYLSTVKPMHHQFVEPSKNQADVVIWGTNENFDVATGLISGYLKKL, encoded by the coding sequence ATGAAAAAATTTTGGATTTGTGCTCTTTTGCTTTTGGTTTCGCAATTGCAGGTCTTAGATGCTGTTTTAGTCGGTATTGCCGGAGGAACAGGCTCCGGAAAAACAACGCTGGCCACAAAGCTCAGTTTGTATTTCGGCACAGAAGCTGTGTTGATCTCCCAGGATTGTTACTATAAAGATTTATCCCACTTGTCTACCGAAGAGCGGGCTTTTGTCAATTTCGACCATCCGGATTCTTTGGATTTAGAGCTGATGCTTGAGCATCTTAGCGCATTGAAACAAGGAAATTCCGTTGTCATCCCTTCTTATGATTTTACAACGCATACGCGGGTGGATCAGGTAAAAATTGTCGATCCGGCATCTCTGATTATTGTGGAGGGAATTTTGCTATTAGCTGTCCCAGAGATCAGAGAACTCTTCGATCTTAAAATTTTTATCGATACCGATGATGATATTCGCATTCTCAGAAGGTTGGAAAGAGATCTGCTTGAAAGGGGCAGAAATTTCGATAGTGTCAAAAATCAGTACTTATCAACAGTTAAGCCAATGCATCACCAATTCGTCGAACCTAGTAAAAACCAGGCGGATGTCGTGATTTGGGGAACTAATGAAAATTTTGATGTCGCTACCGGGCTCATTTCGGGTTACTTAAAAAAATTATGA
- a CDS encoding bacteriophage holin, producing MINSKALGLAGGLLFGAFVFIFTFICMYTGYASMWSALLADLYPGYSITFGGAFLGLVYGFLNGSIGLFVLAWLYNKFNCKCSNRQDS from the coding sequence ATGATCAATTCAAAGGCACTTGGTTTAGCCGGAGGCCTATTATTCGGCGCTTTCGTCTTCATCTTTACTTTCATCTGCATGTATACAGGATACGCGTCAATGTGGTCGGCATTGCTTGCCGATCTCTACCCAGGATATAGCATCACCTTTGGAGGAGCTTTCTTAGGCCTAGTTTATGGATTCTTGAATGGATCCATTGGACTCTTTGTTCTTGCTTGGCTTTACAACAAGTTCAACTGCAAATGTTCAAATCGTCAAGATTCATAA
- a CDS encoding SIMPL domain-containing protein, with amino-acid sequence MRNLIIALSMAATTLLSAVEELPSLSVRGYAVLSQPADQLNISLGVVSQGKNAKEALLKNNTQMNQLIKALENSGLGENNYQTGDFSINPLYSPRPRDAASDWSPEIIGFEVRNSLDVTTDQIDKAGTFIDAAASAGANSINHIQFQISDPQKHRDALIRAATKNAIEDAKSLSQAADVQLIKITAISIDSSQIGAPRQFMMKAMAAENTPIAAGDVEMSAGVTIVYQID; translated from the coding sequence ATGCGCAATCTAATCATTGCTTTAAGCATGGCAGCAACGACTCTGTTGTCCGCCGTAGAAGAGCTTCCTTCTTTAAGTGTAAGAGGCTATGCCGTGCTTTCTCAGCCGGCTGATCAGTTGAACATTAGCCTGGGAGTGGTGTCGCAGGGAAAAAACGCCAAAGAGGCGCTATTGAAAAACAACACGCAGATGAATCAGCTGATCAAAGCTCTTGAAAATTCAGGCCTTGGCGAAAATAACTACCAAACCGGTGATTTTTCCATCAACCCTCTCTATAGCCCGCGTCCTCGCGATGCGGCCTCCGACTGGTCTCCGGAAATCATTGGATTTGAAGTGCGCAACTCACTTGATGTAACCACAGATCAAATAGATAAGGCAGGTACTTTTATCGATGCAGCGGCAAGCGCTGGAGCAAACTCCATTAACCACATTCAGTTTCAGATAAGCGATCCGCAAAAGCATCGCGACGCTCTCATCCGAGCTGCTACTAAAAATGCTATTGAAGATGCGAAGTCGCTAAGCCAAGCAGCAGATGTCCAGCTGATTAAAATCACTGCAATCTCTATTGACAGCTCGCAAATTGGAGCGCCGCGGCAGTTCATGATGAAAGCAATGGCTGCGGAAAATACACCTATTGCCGCAGGCGATGTCGAAATGTCTGCCGGCGTCACCATCGTTTATCAAATTGATTAG
- a CDS encoding class I fructose-bisphosphate aldolase: MVTTDYLHELLGSEADELLNYTCEKVGKESINAPGPDWLDRVHMNSDRSPRVLRNLGELFNHGRLAGTGYLSILPVDQGIEHSAGASFAPNPIYFDPENIVRFAIEAGCNGVASTVGVLGNVARKYAHKIPFIVKLNHNELLSYPNQFDQILFASVDQAFEMGAVAVGATIYYGSHESHRQIQEISQAFKYAHELGMGTILWCYLRNPAFKVNGVDYHDSADLTGQANHLGATIEADIVKQKLPTKNGGYQALNQESKFGKYSELMYRNLLSDHLIDLCRYQVLNSFNGRVGLINSGGASGKNDMVEAVKTAIINKRAGGMGLISGRKTFQKPMNEGIKLFHAIQDVYLNPEITLA; the protein is encoded by the coding sequence ATGGTTACGACAGATTATTTACACGAGCTGCTTGGCTCAGAAGCTGATGAACTGCTGAATTACACTTGCGAGAAGGTGGGAAAAGAGAGCATCAACGCTCCTGGACCGGACTGGTTAGACCGCGTGCATATGAACAGCGACAGGTCTCCTCGTGTTTTGCGGAATTTGGGAGAGCTTTTCAACCATGGCAGGCTTGCCGGCACCGGATATTTGTCGATTCTCCCCGTCGATCAGGGGATTGAGCATTCTGCAGGCGCCTCTTTTGCTCCCAACCCGATCTATTTTGATCCCGAAAATATCGTCAGATTTGCTATTGAAGCTGGTTGCAACGGAGTGGCATCGACAGTAGGGGTTTTGGGGAATGTTGCTCGTAAATATGCTCACAAGATCCCATTCATCGTCAAGCTTAACCACAACGAACTTCTTTCCTATCCCAATCAGTTCGATCAAATTTTATTTGCCAGCGTAGACCAGGCGTTTGAAATGGGGGCTGTGGCTGTCGGCGCGACCATCTATTATGGATCGCATGAAAGCCATCGCCAGATACAGGAGATTTCTCAGGCATTTAAGTATGCTCATGAGTTGGGAATGGGAACAATTCTCTGGTGCTACCTGCGCAATCCTGCTTTTAAAGTAAATGGTGTCGACTATCATGATAGCGCGGATTTGACAGGACAGGCAAATCACCTGGGAGCTACAATTGAAGCCGATATCGTTAAGCAGAAACTACCGACGAAGAATGGGGGGTATCAAGCGCTCAACCAGGAATCAAAATTCGGAAAATACAGCGAATTAATGTACAGGAATCTTCTGTCCGATCATCTAATCGATCTCTGTCGATACCAAGTCTTGAATAGTTTTAATGGCAGGGTGGGATTGATCAACTCCGGAGGGGCTTCGGGGAAAAATGATATGGTTGAAGCTGTGAAAACTGCAATCATCAATAAGCGTGCAGGCGGAATGGGATTAATCAGCGGAAGGAAGACGTTTCAAAAGCCTATGAATGAAGGGATTAAGCTCTTTCATGCCATCCAGGATGTATATCTCAATCCTGAGATTACTCTGGCTTAA